In a single window of the Natronosalvus caseinilyticus genome:
- a CDS encoding enoyl-CoA hydratase/isomerase family protein, protein MIDSRSDGSVRTIRLNRPAARNALTVDGLEALEEAARAAQEPVIYLEGAGPAFCAGADLDTVADLDREGAEAFARLGQRVARALETADAITVAGIDGPARGGGLELALACDIRVGTPSATLGEPGVTFGLFGAWGGTVRLPRIVGEGNALDVACTGRVLEAEEALRMGLLSRIESDPRAVAAAVAMHPADTLQVLKERLRDDASRDTQEAREATAFGRLLEAHANDIAARR, encoded by the coding sequence ATGATCGACAGTCGATCGGACGGATCGGTTCGAACGATTCGATTGAATCGGCCGGCCGCGCGAAACGCGCTCACGGTCGACGGCCTCGAGGCGCTCGAGGAGGCCGCCCGCGCCGCCCAGGAACCAGTGATCTACCTCGAGGGAGCCGGGCCGGCCTTCTGTGCCGGCGCCGACCTGGACACCGTCGCCGACCTGGACCGCGAGGGGGCCGAGGCGTTCGCCCGGTTGGGCCAGCGGGTTGCACGAGCGCTCGAGACCGCGGACGCCATCACCGTCGCCGGGATCGACGGGCCAGCCAGAGGTGGCGGGCTCGAGCTGGCCCTGGCCTGCGATATCCGCGTGGGAACGCCGTCAGCGACGCTCGGCGAGCCGGGTGTTACGTTCGGCCTGTTTGGCGCCTGGGGCGGGACGGTTCGTCTGCCGCGGATCGTCGGCGAGGGGAACGCTCTCGACGTCGCGTGTACGGGGCGGGTACTCGAGGCCGAGGAGGCCCTGCGGATGGGACTGCTGTCGCGAATCGAATCCGATCCGCGGGCCGTCGCGGCGGCAGTCGCGATGCACCCGGCCGATACCCTCCAGGTGCTCAAAGAACGCCTGCGCGACGACGCCAGCCGAGATACGCAGGAGGCACGCGAGGCGACGGCGTTCGGGCGGTTGCTCGAGGCGCACGCGAACGACATCGCCGCGCGACGATAG
- a CDS encoding DUF7556 family protein, with product MVANNISGAAVSDDTVLGSIDSDGRRDEYVIADISVDDAWLSMRADDAPTLTTWR from the coding sequence ATGGTGGCGAATAACATCTCTGGTGCAGCCGTGTCGGACGACACGGTTCTCGGTTCGATCGACTCCGACGGACGCCGCGACGAGTACGTCATCGCGGACATCTCCGTCGACGATGCGTGGCTCTCGATGCGAGCGGACGACGCGCCGACGCTTACGACCTGGCGGTAA
- a CDS encoding CBS domain-containing protein yields the protein MNVADAMTVRDDVVSVSLPGTRTDVLEYFQERAFSSVPVIQSTDGTAEYRGLVSRETLIEQPDEDQLVMLMEDVPTTTAETSLEEVARVMVEEGARRVPVVDGEFEGIVTVTDVVHAIATGEADTDADVGDYATRSVNTTYEGVPLPVAERELHYANAPYAVVLDDDGRMSGVITEVDVIDVARIVEGEEETGNNFPDQDADYSWEGVKGVGSRSLPTRDIELPTSPVSEFMTEDVVTVSRSKSVEGAAQLMISNDIEQIPMVTGDDLVGIVRDIDLVQSLYD from the coding sequence ATGAACGTAGCCGACGCGATGACGGTCCGCGACGACGTGGTGTCCGTCTCGCTACCGGGAACCCGAACCGACGTGCTCGAGTACTTTCAGGAGCGGGCGTTTTCCTCCGTGCCGGTCATTCAGTCGACTGACGGGACGGCCGAGTACCGCGGACTCGTCTCTCGAGAGACGCTGATCGAACAGCCCGACGAGGATCAGCTGGTCATGCTGATGGAGGACGTGCCGACGACGACGGCGGAGACGAGCCTCGAGGAGGTCGCGAGGGTGATGGTCGAGGAAGGTGCGCGGCGCGTCCCCGTCGTGGACGGCGAGTTCGAGGGGATCGTCACGGTCACCGACGTCGTCCACGCGATCGCGACGGGCGAGGCGGATACCGACGCCGACGTCGGCGACTACGCCACTCGAAGCGTGAACACGACCTACGAGGGCGTTCCGCTCCCCGTCGCGGAGCGCGAACTCCACTACGCGAACGCTCCGTACGCGGTCGTCCTCGACGACGACGGGCGGATGAGCGGCGTCATTACCGAGGTCGACGTCATCGACGTCGCCCGGATCGTCGAAGGCGAGGAGGAGACTGGCAACAACTTCCCGGATCAGGACGCCGACTACTCCTGGGAAGGAGTCAAGGGCGTCGGCAGTCGGTCGCTTCCCACCCGCGACATCGAGTTGCCGACCAGTCCGGTCAGCGAGTTCATGACCGAGGACGTCGTGACCGTCTCGCGGTCGAAGTCCGTCGAGGGGGCCGCCCAGTTGATGATTAGCAACGACATCGAGCAGATTCCGATGGTCACCGGCGACGACCTGGTCGGGATCGTCCGTGACATCGACCTCGTGCAGTCGCTGTACGACTGA
- a CDS encoding GNAT family N-acetyltransferase has protein sequence MSPSTFISTDRLELRPPEESDVPFLQEGVNHPKVRRYISVFRTPYSEERYRNELWDRDVDADPTLLVVPKAGEFAGDPVGSVSLSPLIERDGYANLGVWFHPKAWGNGYALEASAHLIEYGFRELRLHRVSATPMAPNDASRRLCERLGFVHEGAAREAQFADGNYVDVERYGLLKREWNGPDAVLEAD, from the coding sequence ATGTCACCATCGACGTTCATCAGCACCGACCGACTCGAGTTACGACCGCCCGAAGAATCGGACGTTCCCTTCCTCCAGGAGGGAGTGAATCACCCGAAGGTACGCCGGTACATCAGCGTCTTCAGGACGCCCTACAGCGAGGAGCGCTACCGAAACGAGCTGTGGGACCGCGACGTCGACGCCGATCCGACGCTGCTCGTCGTCCCGAAAGCGGGCGAGTTCGCGGGCGATCCCGTCGGCTCCGTCTCGCTCTCGCCGTTGATCGAGCGCGACGGCTACGCCAACCTCGGCGTCTGGTTCCACCCGAAGGCGTGGGGGAACGGCTACGCCCTCGAGGCCAGCGCCCACCTCATCGAGTACGGCTTCCGGGAACTCCGTCTGCACCGCGTATCGGCGACGCCGATGGCGCCGAACGACGCCTCTCGGCGTCTGTGTGAGCGCCTCGGATTCGTCCACGAAGGGGCCGCCCGCGAGGCGCAGTTCGCCGACGGCAACTACGTCGACGTCGAGCGTTACGGCCTGCTCAAGCGGGAGTGGAACGGACCGGACGCCGTGCTGGAGGCCGATTGA
- a CDS encoding DUF4177 domain-containing protein has product MATDSDATWEYETVRPPREVTMREAADPKDLLNEFGSEGWEFVDTIDYAEGGTKYLVFKRRGSGDDDD; this is encoded by the coding sequence ATGGCGACGGATTCGGACGCGACGTGGGAGTACGAGACGGTCAGGCCGCCTCGAGAGGTCACCATGCGCGAAGCCGCCGATCCGAAAGATTTGCTCAACGAGTTCGGTAGCGAGGGGTGGGAGTTCGTCGACACGATCGATTACGCCGAGGGCGGCACGAAGTACCTCGTCTTCAAGCGACGAGGCTCCGGTGACGACGATGACTGA
- a CDS encoding dolichol kinase — translation MADELKRRLVHASGSGLVALYLLADALELGLTWTRFQALMVVLALGAVVLEVLRLYAGLEWWLYDKLTREYEQDQFAGYGYYMVSMTIVVLLFPEDIALPAMLMLAIGDPIAGYVSADTLTRFKDRKTLVTMFVVSTLLALPFFLETPLVAVAAALGATIADGITIRVREFVVDDNLTIPLYAAVLGSVALAIVPA, via the coding sequence ATGGCCGATGAACTCAAGCGACGGCTCGTCCACGCCAGCGGGTCGGGACTCGTCGCGCTCTATCTTCTCGCGGACGCGCTCGAGCTGGGGCTGACCTGGACCCGGTTTCAGGCCCTGATGGTGGTTCTCGCACTCGGTGCCGTCGTTCTCGAGGTTCTTCGCCTGTACGCGGGCCTCGAGTGGTGGCTCTACGACAAACTCACCCGCGAGTACGAGCAGGACCAGTTCGCGGGCTACGGCTACTACATGGTGAGCATGACGATCGTTGTCCTCCTCTTTCCCGAGGACATCGCCCTGCCGGCGATGTTGATGCTCGCCATCGGCGACCCCATCGCGGGCTACGTCTCCGCGGACACCCTCACGCGATTCAAGGACCGCAAGACGCTCGTCACGATGTTCGTCGTCAGCACCCTGCTGGCACTGCCGTTCTTCCTCGAGACGCCGCTGGTCGCCGTCGCCGCGGCACTCGGCGCTACGATCGCCGACGGGATCACCATTCGCGTCCGCGAGTTCGTCGTTGACGACAACCTGACGATTCCGCTGTACGCGGCCGTCCTCGGCTCCGTAGCGCTCGCGATTGTGCCAGCTTGA
- a CDS encoding sulfatase-like hydrolase/transferase, which yields MTDSPPTPNVLFVLTDQERYDCTAPDGPPVETPTFDRLSSQGVRFSHAATPISICTSARSSLLTGLFPHAHGMLNNSHEADAIQANLPPELPTFSELLAENGYDLTYTGKWHVGRDQTPEDFGFEYLGGSDVHHDDIDEAFEAYRERRGTPLEETELEDEIYTHDDPDDGTLVAAKAPIDVEDTRAYFLAERTIEALEAHTNCRERAADDGSGTPDDADSTPFFHRADFYGPHHPYVVPEPYASMYDPEDLEPWDTYAETYAGKPAAHEQFLHYRGVEDFNWDTWAEAVAKYFGFVTLIDHQAGRILEALEELDLAEETVVVHASDHGDFTGSHRQFNKGPLMYDETYHIPLQVRWPGVTDPGTTRDEPVHLHDLAATFLEIGGLEVPESFHARSLVPLLAGENPVWPDSTFSQYHGEEFGLYTQRMVRTREHKFVYNGPDRNELYDLEADPAELQNLVDHPAYADVRDAMAGRLEEWMERTEDPNRGWVPDTFRR from the coding sequence ATGACCGACTCGCCGCCGACCCCGAACGTCCTGTTCGTCCTCACCGACCAGGAACGGTACGACTGCACGGCCCCCGACGGCCCGCCGGTCGAGACGCCGACGTTCGACCGCCTCTCGAGCCAGGGCGTCCGGTTCTCCCACGCCGCGACGCCGATCAGCATCTGCACGAGCGCTCGCTCGTCCCTGCTGACGGGGCTGTTTCCCCACGCCCACGGCATGCTCAACAACAGTCACGAGGCGGACGCGATCCAGGCAAATCTCCCGCCCGAGTTGCCGACCTTCTCGGAACTGCTCGCCGAGAACGGCTACGACCTGACCTACACCGGCAAGTGGCACGTCGGCCGCGACCAGACGCCCGAGGACTTCGGCTTCGAATACCTCGGCGGCAGCGACGTCCATCACGACGACATCGACGAGGCGTTCGAAGCGTACCGCGAGCGCCGCGGCACCCCTCTCGAGGAGACCGAACTCGAGGACGAAATCTACACTCACGACGATCCGGACGACGGGACGCTCGTCGCGGCGAAGGCGCCGATCGACGTCGAGGACACGCGAGCGTACTTCCTCGCCGAGCGGACAATCGAGGCGCTCGAGGCACACACAAACTGTCGAGAGCGTGCGGCGGATGACGGATCCGGGACGCCCGACGACGCCGACTCGACTCCCTTCTTCCACCGCGCCGATTTCTACGGCCCCCACCACCCCTACGTCGTCCCCGAACCCTACGCCTCGATGTACGATCCCGAGGACCTCGAGCCCTGGGACACCTACGCCGAGACCTACGCGGGCAAACCGGCGGCTCACGAGCAGTTCCTGCACTACCGGGGCGTCGAGGACTTCAACTGGGACACCTGGGCCGAAGCCGTCGCGAAGTACTTCGGCTTCGTGACGCTCATCGACCACCAGGCGGGACGGATCCTCGAGGCGCTCGAGGAACTCGACCTCGCCGAGGAGACGGTCGTCGTCCACGCCTCCGACCACGGCGACTTCACGGGATCACACCGCCAGTTCAACAAGGGGCCGCTGATGTACGACGAGACCTACCACATTCCGCTGCAAGTTCGCTGGCCGGGCGTCACGGACCCCGGGACGACCCGCGACGAGCCGGTTCACCTCCACGACCTGGCGGCGACGTTCCTCGAGATTGGCGGCCTCGAGGTGCCTGAATCGTTCCACGCCCGGAGTCTCGTCCCGTTGCTCGCGGGCGAGAACCCGGTGTGGCCCGACTCGACGTTCTCCCAGTATCACGGCGAGGAGTTCGGCCTCTACACCCAGCGGATGGTTCGGACGCGCGAGCACAAGTTCGTCTACAACGGCCCCGACCGGAACGAACTGTACGACCTCGAGGCCGACCCGGCCGAACTGCAGAACCTCGTGGACCACCCTGCCTACGCCGACGTCCGGGACGCGATGGCCGGTCGACTCGAGGAGTGGATGGAGCGCACCGAGGATCCGAACCGCGGGTGGGTGCCGGATACGTTCCGACGGTGA
- a CDS encoding MFS transporter gives MARVGEALSRSSLAGLARYDALVLTALIWFLAKFLRYAFPPLFDAFQANYGVSNAVLGTAFTGFMLVYAAMQFPSGVLADRIGAVTVIVGGVVLASAGALVLVVDSPFVVLVGAMLVMGAGTGAHKTVAVRLLSRTYPERTGRALGFLDTLGTYAGVVAPTAVVLVAGLSLAIPGWRLLFLVAGAIGLVLGALFLVRVPKRLPGAARGVDSSTVDSRTDASSSPSDPGLRRYASLFRDRRFAAFVLATICFSFTYNGLVAFAPLYLTTEAGLESATANLLYGALFAVSIVQLASGELSDRVGTLPVIVAALALATAATVAFVALTGTGSALALGVALVGIGLGSHGFRPVRGAYLVQTIPDSIAGGSLGVVRTMLMGAGAVAPAVVGVLSETAGFRPAFWLLAGTVAVATLICAGLLVTE, from the coding sequence ATGGCTCGAGTCGGGGAGGCACTGTCGCGATCCTCGCTGGCGGGGCTCGCCCGCTACGACGCGCTCGTCCTGACCGCCCTGATCTGGTTTCTCGCGAAGTTCCTCCGGTACGCCTTCCCGCCGTTGTTCGACGCCTTCCAGGCGAACTACGGGGTCTCGAACGCCGTCCTCGGTACCGCGTTCACCGGCTTTATGCTCGTCTACGCCGCCATGCAATTCCCTTCGGGCGTGCTCGCCGACCGAATCGGCGCCGTGACGGTGATCGTCGGCGGCGTCGTCCTCGCTTCCGCCGGGGCGCTCGTCCTGGTCGTCGACTCCCCCTTCGTCGTGCTCGTGGGCGCGATGCTCGTCATGGGGGCCGGCACCGGCGCGCACAAAACCGTCGCCGTCCGCCTGCTGTCGCGAACCTACCCGGAGCGGACGGGTCGCGCGCTGGGGTTTCTCGACACGCTCGGCACCTACGCGGGCGTCGTTGCCCCGACCGCGGTCGTCCTCGTCGCAGGATTGTCCCTCGCGATCCCCGGCTGGCGACTCCTCTTTCTCGTCGCCGGCGCGATCGGACTCGTCCTGGGGGCGCTCTTTCTCGTTCGGGTGCCCAAACGGTTGCCGGGGGCTGCTCGAGGCGTCGACTCGAGTACCGTCGATTCTCGAACGGACGCTTCGAGTTCACCGTCTGACCCCGGTCTCCGCCGATACGCGAGCCTGTTTCGCGATCGTCGGTTCGCCGCGTTCGTCCTCGCGACGATCTGCTTCTCGTTCACCTACAACGGCCTGGTCGCGTTCGCGCCGCTGTACCTGACGACCGAGGCCGGCCTCGAGTCGGCCACGGCGAACCTCCTCTACGGCGCCCTGTTCGCCGTCAGCATCGTTCAGCTCGCGAGTGGTGAACTCAGCGACCGGGTTGGTACGCTGCCGGTGATCGTCGCCGCGCTGGCGCTGGCCACGGCTGCCACGGTCGCGTTCGTGGCGCTCACGGGAACCGGATCCGCGCTCGCGCTGGGCGTTGCACTGGTGGGAATCGGCCTGGGGTCTCACGGCTTCCGGCCCGTCCGCGGAGCCTACCTCGTGCAGACGATTCCCGACTCGATCGCTGGAGGTAGTCTCGGCGTCGTCAGGACCATGCTGATGGGCGCGGGTGCGGTCGCGCCCGCCGTCGTCGGCGTCCTCTCGGAAACCGCTGGCTTTCGGCCGGCGTTCTGGCTCCTCGCAGGGACCGTCGCCGTCGCGACGCTCATCTGCGCTGGGTTGCTCGTGACCGAGTGA
- a CDS encoding HD domain-containing protein, with translation MSDSANRDYERQVRDAFPELEAIADDDLREQVIEAWTLALERGGWRNIHDIPYAWNIHEVDNVEHVRGTTKVALESAEVQREFHGADPDVDVLVAACLLHDVGKCYEYVDFVEDDLVDPDPTYCSEEIPHSISGYALAHEVGCPLTVQRAIPHFLGEVPTRTLEAELVKSANSASSNAITQATMGITLKEWVAEYSQTTE, from the coding sequence ATGAGTGACAGCGCCAATCGCGACTACGAGAGGCAGGTCCGCGACGCCTTCCCCGAACTCGAGGCCATCGCGGACGACGACCTCCGCGAGCAGGTGATCGAGGCGTGGACGCTGGCGCTCGAGCGCGGAGGCTGGCGGAACATCCACGATATCCCCTACGCCTGGAACATCCACGAGGTCGACAACGTCGAGCACGTCCGCGGGACGACGAAAGTCGCCCTCGAGTCCGCCGAGGTCCAACGGGAGTTCCACGGCGCTGATCCCGACGTGGACGTCCTCGTGGCGGCCTGTCTGCTCCACGACGTGGGCAAGTGCTACGAGTACGTCGACTTCGTCGAGGACGACCTGGTCGACCCCGATCCGACCTATTGCAGTGAGGAGATTCCCCACTCGATTTCGGGGTACGCGCTGGCTCACGAGGTCGGCTGTCCGCTCACGGTCCAGCGGGCGATCCCGCACTTCCTCGGAGAGGTGCCGACCCGGACGCTCGAGGCCGAACTGGTCAAGAGCGCCAACTCGGCGAGTTCGAACGCGATCACGCAGGCGACGATGGGGATCACGCTGAAGGAGTGGGTGGCGGAGTACTCCCAGACGACGGAGTAA
- a CDS encoding EthD domain-containing protein produces MYKHVALLVRRDDLSHEEFVDYWQNNHTPIARDIEGVVRYQTVLPTEPEHAEFDGLAELYFETLEDLHDALGSSGSRDYDPTKEVAAEARADVDNFLDLEGRPRFIGEEIVQKDETDGDSAEQSSAGNRTQYGDTTGLYKHSAFLVRQEGMTHEEFVDHWQNNHTPIAREIEGVVRYATVLPADPENAEFDGIAELYFEDLEALYDALGSEGSRDYDPDRGKAKEAREDVDNFLAIEERPRFIGRETLQVDRTGGD; encoded by the coding sequence ATGTACAAACACGTCGCGTTGCTGGTCCGGAGAGACGACCTCAGCCACGAGGAGTTCGTTGACTACTGGCAGAACAACCATACGCCGATCGCCCGCGACATCGAGGGCGTCGTCCGCTACCAGACCGTCCTCCCCACCGAACCCGAGCACGCCGAGTTCGACGGCCTCGCCGAACTCTACTTCGAGACGCTCGAGGACCTCCACGACGCGCTCGGCAGCTCCGGCTCCCGGGACTACGACCCGACGAAGGAGGTCGCCGCCGAGGCCCGCGCGGACGTGGACAACTTCCTCGACCTCGAGGGTCGACCCCGATTCATCGGCGAGGAAATCGTCCAGAAGGACGAGACCGATGGCGACAGCGCGGAGCAAAGCTCCGCTGGCAACCGTACGCAGTACGGTGACACGACAGGGCTGTACAAGCACTCGGCGTTCCTCGTCCGCCAGGAGGGCATGACTCACGAGGAATTCGTCGACCACTGGCAGAACAACCACACGCCGATCGCCCGTGAGATCGAGGGCGTCGTTCGCTACGCGACCGTCCTCCCCGCCGACCCCGAGAACGCGGAGTTCGACGGCATCGCGGAACTCTACTTCGAGGACCTCGAGGCGCTCTACGACGCCCTCGGGAGCGAGGGTTCGCGCGACTACGATCCCGACCGCGGGAAGGCGAAGGAGGCCCGCGAGGATGTGGACAACTTCCTCGCCATCGAGGAGCGCCCGCGATTCATTGGCCGGGAGACGCTGCAGGTCGACCGGACGGGCGGAGACTGA
- a CDS encoding flagellin, which produces MGTRRSRPAGRINPVALGFSSERRGDQPRHGPEIMARTALVHLVLFIAVVSVATLAVGVLVTESGLYADALSDESDRERAVLATELTIVNDPGSGATYDGNGTTTIYVKNVGGKTLEPSDLEIVLDGEYVTAPKTRVVGGDHWREGTVLEVTINRQLERGDHRVAVSLDEARATLEFAHLVVFWLDSQPPATCSADECVVNASEETLTLTMGIDPLEEGVDVTYSLNDSANENVTLERTAGTTDASGENATVLDFSPLANETGVSESVLVTVDAGWDTQTLLVRIESEG; this is translated from the coding sequence ATGGGCACTCGACGCTCGAGACCGGCCGGTAGGATTAACCCCGTTGCGCTCGGCTTCTCGAGCGAACGCCGCGGCGACCAGCCCCGGCACGGTCCCGAGATCATGGCTCGCACCGCCCTCGTCCACCTCGTCCTCTTCATCGCAGTCGTGAGCGTCGCCACCCTCGCCGTCGGCGTGCTCGTCACCGAATCCGGGCTCTACGCGGACGCCCTGTCCGACGAGAGTGACCGCGAGCGCGCCGTCCTGGCGACCGAACTGACAATCGTCAACGATCCCGGGTCGGGTGCAACCTACGACGGGAACGGCACGACCACGATCTACGTCAAGAACGTCGGCGGGAAGACCCTCGAGCCGAGCGACCTGGAGATCGTCCTCGACGGCGAGTACGTCACTGCACCGAAAACCAGGGTCGTCGGCGGTGACCACTGGCGCGAGGGGACGGTCCTCGAGGTAACCATCAACCGCCAGCTCGAGCGCGGCGATCACCGCGTCGCCGTCTCCCTCGACGAGGCGCGGGCGACCCTCGAGTTCGCCCACCTCGTCGTCTTCTGGCTCGACAGCCAGCCACCGGCGACGTGTTCTGCCGACGAGTGCGTCGTCAACGCCAGCGAGGAAACCCTGACGCTGACGATGGGGATCGATCCCCTCGAGGAAGGCGTCGACGTGACCTATTCGCTGAACGACTCCGCGAACGAAAACGTCACGCTCGAGCGCACCGCAGGGACGACGGACGCGAGCGGCGAAAACGCCACCGTACTCGACTTTAGCCCGCTGGCCAACGAGACCGGCGTCTCCGAATCGGTGCTGGTGACCGTCGACGCGGGCTGGGATACGCAAACGCTACTCGTCCGGATCGAATCCGAGGGGTGA
- a CDS encoding NOG1 family protein translates to MIFEDLPTTPTSEELIDKAFSRASRAGRAQKGLDAQQSMLQTAANILSDNLENVVTSWPDFEYDVHPFYEELADAIVDVDRLRQSLSEVMWASRKTREIHQEYQPKLRKTDVDTARKYRKQAFARLADIVEQVDDELRYINDSRNDLRDLPEINPEEPTIVVAGYPNVGKSSFVNAVTNARGETAAYPFTTRGIGLGHFTSDHIRHQIVDTPGLLDRPPQERNEIESQAVSALEHLGDCVLVFVDASEECGYPLADQLELRDAIADQFADLPVFTVCNKADRSRDVEADFYMSVETGENVDAVLEAAVDAIGYEPELPSRDR, encoded by the coding sequence ATGATTTTCGAAGACCTTCCGACCACGCCCACGTCGGAAGAGCTGATCGACAAGGCGTTCTCCCGGGCCTCGCGGGCCGGTCGGGCCCAGAAGGGGCTCGACGCCCAGCAGTCGATGCTCCAGACGGCGGCGAACATCCTCTCGGACAACCTCGAGAACGTCGTCACCTCCTGGCCGGACTTCGAGTACGACGTCCACCCGTTCTACGAGGAGCTGGCCGACGCCATCGTCGACGTCGACCGCCTCCGCCAGAGCCTCTCGGAGGTGATGTGGGCCAGCCGAAAGACCCGCGAGATCCACCAGGAGTACCAGCCGAAGCTGCGCAAGACCGACGTCGACACGGCCAGGAAGTACCGGAAACAGGCCTTCGCCCGTCTGGCGGACATTGTCGAGCAGGTCGACGACGAACTGCGCTACATCAACGACTCGCGCAACGACCTGCGGGACCTGCCCGAGATCAACCCGGAGGAGCCGACCATCGTCGTCGCCGGCTACCCCAACGTCGGCAAATCCTCGTTCGTCAACGCCGTCACCAACGCCCGCGGAGAGACCGCCGCCTACCCGTTCACGACGAGAGGCATCGGTCTGGGTCACTTCACCAGCGATCACATTCGCCACCAGATCGTCGACACGCCGGGGCTGCTCGACCGGCCGCCACAGGAGCGAAACGAGATCGAGTCCCAGGCCGTCAGCGCCCTCGAGCACCTGGGCGACTGCGTCCTCGTCTTCGTCGACGCCAGCGAGGAGTGTGGTTATCCGCTCGCGGACCAGCTCGAGTTGCGCGACGCCATCGCCGACCAGTTCGCGGACCTGCCGGTGTTCACGGTCTGTAACAAGGCCGACCGCTCACGCGACGTCGAGGCCGACTTCTACATGAGCGTCGAGACCGGCGAGAACGTCGACGCGGTGCTCGAGGCCGCCGTCGACGCTATCGGATACGAACCGGAGTTGCCGTCTCGAGATCGCTGA
- a CDS encoding DUF5518 domain-containing protein, with amino-acid sequence MTDWRATGIGFLTIVVLSVFGVVAPGLGQLTAGLIGGFVAGYLAGGGLGSGFWHGLLAGSLGGIIAGVILTLVVAVAGFALGPAGAAISSVVGAGIFLVAVVLAVVMALESAVAGALGAAINP; translated from the coding sequence ATGACAGACTGGCGTGCGACCGGAATCGGCTTCCTCACGATCGTCGTCCTGAGCGTCTTCGGCGTCGTCGCCCCCGGGCTCGGCCAGCTGACCGCCGGCCTGATCGGCGGCTTCGTCGCCGGCTACCTGGCTGGCGGCGGCCTCGGCTCCGGGTTCTGGCACGGCCTCCTTGCGGGCTCGCTCGGCGGCATCATCGCCGGCGTGATCCTCACGCTCGTTGTCGCCGTCGCGGGCTTCGCACTGGGCCCCGCCGGAGCCGCTATCTCGAGCGTGGTCGGCGCGGGAATATTCCTCGTCGCCGTCGTCCTCGCGGTCGTCATGGCGCTCGAGAGCGCCGTCGCTGGGGCACTTGGGGCCGCGATTAACCCCTGA
- a CDS encoding peptidoglycan recognition family protein, translated as MDENRRTLLKAAGLSVGGVASLAATSTSALAAEEPVDRWVAADSSNYSWADRGVNDIDWIVVHTTVGSYSGAISWFQNPDANVSAHYVIRNSDGHTTKMVDESNVAWHASGFNSSAIGIEHEWTESQGYISDTMYQRSAAIIDYLAETYDIPKNYYTSMSAPCNASGGIIEHRHAPTNSYCSSSNATACPGPDWSGSRLMDFVGDGGGGGGGDGEFEMDQTVYTTANLNAREQPGTDSTIVATMPEGSAGRIMNGPESADGYTWWGLHFEADNIWGWCAEPWLEA; from the coding sequence ATGGATGAAAACAGGCGAACACTCCTGAAAGCGGCCGGCCTCTCGGTCGGCGGCGTGGCATCGCTCGCGGCGACCAGCACGTCGGCACTCGCGGCCGAAGAGCCGGTCGATCGCTGGGTCGCGGCCGACTCGAGCAACTACTCCTGGGCGGACCGCGGCGTGAACGACATCGACTGGATCGTCGTGCACACGACGGTCGGCTCGTACTCGGGCGCGATCAGCTGGTTCCAGAACCCGGACGCGAACGTCTCCGCCCACTACGTGATCCGCAACTCGGACGGGCACACGACGAAGATGGTCGACGAGTCGAACGTCGCCTGGCACGCCAGCGGCTTCAACTCGAGCGCGATTGGAATCGAACACGAGTGGACCGAATCACAGGGGTACATCTCGGACACGATGTACCAGCGCTCGGCGGCCATCATCGACTACCTCGCGGAGACCTACGACATCCCGAAGAACTACTACACGTCGATGTCGGCCCCGTGTAACGCCAGCGGCGGGATCATCGAACATCGGCACGCACCGACCAATAGTTACTGCTCGAGTTCGAACGCGACGGCCTGTCCAGGGCCCGACTGGTCGGGGTCGCGACTGATGGACTTCGTTGGCGACGGCGGTGGCGGCGGTGGTGGCGACGGTGAATTCGAGATGGACCAGACCGTCTACACCACGGCCAACCTCAACGCTCGCGAACAGCCCGGTACCGATTCGACCATCGTCGCGACGATGCCCGAGGGGTCCGCCGGCCGGATCATGAACGGCCCCGAGTCCGCCGACGGCTACACCTGGTGGGGGCTGCACTTCGAGGCGGACAACATCTGGGGCTGGTGTGCCGAGCCGTGGCTCGAGGCCTGA